In one Campylobacter insulaenigrae NCTC 12927 genomic region, the following are encoded:
- a CDS encoding PKCI-related HIT family hydrolase, which translates to MREKTIFELIVEGKVPANKVLESEKFLAFHDINPKAPIHILIIPKEHFANFQELNPEIMCDMTKFMQELAVLLGLDKSGYRLITNCGKNSGQEVFHLHFHMLGGFELPKNKDNQVNPESLF; encoded by the coding sequence ATGAGAGAAAAAACTATTTTTGAACTTATAGTCGAAGGAAAAGTTCCAGCTAACAAAGTCTTAGAAAGTGAAAAATTTCTAGCATTTCACGATATCAATCCTAAAGCACCTATACATATTTTGATTATTCCAAAAGAACATTTTGCAAATTTTCAAGAATTAAATCCTGAAATAATGTGTGATATGACAAAATTTATGCAAGAATTAGCAGTATTATTAGGACTTGATAAAAGTGGATATAGATTAATAACAAATTGTGGAAAAAATAGTGGGCAAGAAGTATTTCATCTACATTTTCATATGTTAGGTGGATTTGAACTTCCAAAGAATAAAGACAATCAAGTTAATCCAGAATCATTATTCTAA
- the pheS gene encoding phenylalanine--tRNA ligase subunit alpha, producing the protein MQENIILQINSANTLVELENVRIGVLGKKGILTLEFAKLRNLKDEEKKEFADNLNKIRDEFNQIYQSKLKELEKEALNEKMKQEVQDFSFFDENSNSGALHPIAFTMDKIIEYFSALNFSIEKGPLIEDDFHNFEALNLPQNHPARDMQDTFYFEDKTLLRSQTSPVQIRTMLAQKPPIRMIAPGAVFRRDFDITHTPMFHQVEGLVVEEGNKINFANLKDMLENFLKHMFGDVKVRFRPSFFPFTEPSAEVDISCVFCKGCGCRVCKQTGWLEVLGCGVVDPNVYNFVGYKDVSGYAFGLGVERFAMLLHKIPDLRSMFEGDLRLLEQFR; encoded by the coding sequence TTGCAAGAAAATATAATATTACAAATTAATTCTGCAAATACTTTAGTGGAGCTTGAAAACGTAAGAATTGGTGTTTTGGGAAAAAAAGGAATTTTGACCCTAGAATTTGCTAAATTAAGAAATTTAAAAGATGAGGAAAAAAAAGAATTTGCTGATAATCTAAATAAAATAAGAGATGAATTTAATCAAATATATCAATCAAAACTTAAAGAATTAGAAAAAGAAGCTTTAAATGAAAAGATGAAACAAGAAGTACAAGATTTTAGTTTTTTTGATGAAAATTCAAATTCAGGTGCTTTACATCCAATCGCTTTTACTATGGATAAGATTATAGAATATTTTAGTGCTTTGAATTTCAGTATAGAAAAAGGACCATTGATAGAGGATGATTTTCATAATTTTGAAGCCTTAAATTTACCGCAAAATCATCCAGCTAGAGATATGCAAGATACTTTTTATTTTGAAGATAAAACTTTACTAAGATCACAAACTTCTCCAGTGCAAATTAGAACTATGCTTGCACAAAAACCTCCTATTAGAATGATAGCACCAGGTGCAGTTTTTAGAAGAGATTTTGATATTACACACACTCCTATGTTTCATCAAGTAGAAGGACTTGTGGTTGAAGAGGGTAATAAAATTAATTTTGCAAATTTAAAAGATATGTTGGAAAATTTCTTAAAACATATGTTTGGTGATGTGAAAGTGCGTTTTAGACCGAGTTTTTTCCCTTTTACAGAGCCTTCAGCCGAGGTTGATATTTCTTGTGTATTTTGTAAGGGTTGTGGTTGTAGAGTTTGTAAGCAAACTGGATGGTTAGAAGTTTTAGGTTGTGGAGTTGTTGATCCTAATGTTTATAATTTTGTTGGCTATAAAGATGTTAGTGGTTATGCTTTTGGTTTAGGTGTAGAGCGTTTTGCCATGTTGTTACATAAAATTCCTGATTTGCGCTCTATGTTTGAAGGAGATTTGAGATTATTGGAGCAATTTAGATGA
- the pckA gene encoding phosphoenolpyruvate carboxykinase (ATP), which translates to MKGLENLGLKNIGQVFHNLSYDELLKHEIQNKEGKCTNNGTFSVDTGIFTGRSPKDKYFVKQDPSQKYIAWGKINQPINEELFEKLLEKAKVQLSDCDIYIQDAYCGASLKSRKAIRFVTQIAWQAHFVKNMFIRPDEKDLDDFEPDFVVYNACKCVNEDYKKDELNSEVFVIFNIEKNIAVIGGTWYGGEMKKGIFSMMNYWLPLENKFPMHCSANVGEKGDVALFFGLSGTGKTTLSTDPKRKLIGDDEHGWDDEGVFNFEGGCYAKCINLDPNSEPEIYGAIKQNALLENVVLRPDLSVDFNDGSKTENTRVSYPIEHILNHEKSLCATHPSNIIFLSADAFGVLPPVSKLSKEQAMYYFLSGYTAKVAGTERGITEPVATFSACFGEVFLPLHPTVYAKLLGEKITKHNVNVYLVNTGWSGGAYGVGQRMSIKATRACINAILDGSILKCDFENYDLFNLAVPKALEGVESNLLNPINTWKDKKAYEETKVKLAKMFIENFKRYEDVKEGVEFKLAGPVF; encoded by the coding sequence AGGAATTTTTACAGGAAGAAGTCCAAAAGACAAGTATTTTGTAAAACAAGATCCTTCTCAAAAATATATAGCTTGGGGAAAAATTAATCAGCCAATTAATGAAGAATTGTTCGAAAAACTTTTAGAAAAAGCAAAGGTACAATTGAGTGATTGTGATATTTATATACAAGATGCTTATTGCGGTGCTTCTTTAAAAAGTCGTAAAGCTATACGTTTTGTGACTCAAATTGCTTGGCAAGCACATTTTGTAAAAAATATGTTTATTCGTCCTGATGAAAAAGATTTAGATGATTTTGAGCCTGATTTTGTGGTATATAATGCATGCAAATGCGTTAATGAAGATTATAAAAAAGATGAGCTGAATTCAGAGGTATTTGTTATTTTTAATATAGAGAAAAATATAGCAGTAATTGGTGGAACATGGTATGGTGGTGAAATGAAAAAAGGAATTTTTTCTATGATGAATTATTGGCTTCCACTTGAAAATAAATTTCCTATGCATTGTAGTGCTAATGTGGGAGAAAAAGGTGATGTTGCGCTTTTCTTTGGACTTAGTGGTACTGGAAAAACTACTCTTTCAACAGATCCAAAAAGAAAATTAATAGGTGATGATGAACACGGTTGGGATGATGAGGGAGTATTTAATTTTGAAGGAGGTTGTTATGCAAAATGTATCAACCTTGACCCTAATAGCGAACCAGAAATTTATGGCGCTATTAAACAAAATGCACTTTTAGAAAATGTTGTTTTAAGACCAGATTTAAGTGTAGATTTTAATGATGGCTCAAAAACTGAAAACACTAGAGTTTCTTACCCTATTGAGCATATTTTAAATCATGAAAAAAGCCTATGTGCTACACATCCAAGTAATATTATATTTTTGTCTGCGGATGCTTTTGGAGTATTACCTCCTGTTAGTAAACTTAGCAAAGAGCAAGCAATGTACTATTTTTTAAGTGGCTATACAGCAAAAGTTGCAGGTACTGAAAGAGGTATTACTGAACCAGTAGCTACTTTCTCAGCTTGCTTTGGCGAGGTATTTTTGCCACTTCATCCTACTGTATATGCAAAACTTTTGGGTGAAAAAATCACTAAACACAATGTTAATGTTTATTTAGTAAACACAGGCTGGAGCGGTGGTGCTTATGGTGTTGGACAAAGAATGAGTATTAAAGCAACTAGAGCTTGTATTAATGCTATTTTAGATGGTAGTATTTTAAAATGTGATTTTGAAAACTATGATTTATTTAATCTTGCAGTACCAAAAGCATTAGAAGGCGTTGAAAGTAATTTGCTAAATCCTATTAATACTTGGAAAGATAAAAAAGCTTATGAGGAAACTAAAGTTAAACTTGCAAAAATGTTTATAGAAAATTTTAAACGTTATGAAGATGTTAAAGAGGGTGTTGAATTTAAATTAGCAGGTCCAGTATTCTAA